One Gaiellales bacterium DNA window includes the following coding sequences:
- the tsaE gene encoding tRNA (adenosine(37)-N6)-threonylcarbamoyltransferase complex ATPase subunit type 1 TsaE — protein sequence MTRRSTGVDDTERLAAHLARALRPGDSVWLHGELGAGKTAFVRGAARALGIAGAVTSPTYTVGNRYRGSGPDVSHLDLYRSTGMTDEEWGDLEPYFDEAVAFVEWPDAGARILPAPRVVVHIEFVPPDARLITVSSDDRALLNALAAACP from the coding sequence CTGACGCGACGGTCGACCGGCGTCGATGACACCGAGCGGCTGGCGGCTCACCTGGCGCGCGCTCTGCGCCCGGGTGACAGCGTGTGGCTGCACGGCGAGCTTGGCGCCGGGAAGACCGCGTTCGTGCGGGGCGCGGCCCGTGCGCTCGGCATCGCGGGCGCCGTGACGAGCCCGACGTACACGGTCGGGAACAGGTACCGCGGCTCGGGGCCGGACGTCTCGCACCTCGACCTCTACCGCTCGACGGGCATGACCGACGAGGAGTGGGGCGACCTCGAGCCGTACTTCGACGAGGCCGTGGCGTTCGTCGAATGGCCCGACGCCGGGGCGCGCATCCTGCCTGCTCCCCGGGTCGTCGTCCATATCGAGTTCGTGCCGCCCGATGCTAGGCTGATCACGGTTTCGTCCGACGACCGAGCCCTCCTGAACGCGCTTGCTGCTGCTTGCCCTTGA
- the tsaB gene encoding tRNA (adenosine(37)-N6)-threonylcarbamoyltransferase complex dimerization subunit type 1 TsaB has protein sequence MLLLALDTATDAATACLWRDGQVLSESVTSGRSTAAQRLLDDVHHLLRAGRVEPAQLDAVVAGTGPGTFTGLRIGLASARALGFALGIPVHGVCTLDALLAGDGVDVACIDARRGEVFCKGAGIDIRAIAPDELAAILPEGATVAGDGAVRYRETLGEVAAVPPDGSPLHVPWSRHHAALRELWTAPEPLYVRAPDAERSIAMGSAP, from the coding sequence TTGCTGCTGCTTGCCCTTGACACCGCGACGGACGCCGCCACGGCATGCCTGTGGCGCGACGGTCAGGTGCTCTCCGAGTCGGTGACGAGCGGCAGGTCGACGGCCGCCCAGCGGCTGCTGGACGACGTGCACCACCTGCTGCGCGCCGGGCGCGTCGAGCCCGCGCAGCTCGACGCCGTGGTGGCGGGCACCGGACCGGGGACGTTCACCGGGCTTCGCATCGGCCTGGCCTCGGCGCGCGCGCTCGGCTTTGCACTCGGCATCCCGGTGCACGGGGTGTGCACGCTGGACGCCCTGCTCGCCGGTGACGGCGTCGACGTGGCCTGCATCGACGCGCGCCGGGGCGAGGTGTTCTGCAAGGGCGCCGGCATCGACATCCGCGCGATCGCGCCGGACGAACTTGCGGCCATACTCCCGGAGGGCGCGACGGTGGCGGGGGACGGTGCCGTTCGCTACCGGGAAACGCTCGGCGAGGTTGCAGCGGTGCCGCCGGACGGGTCGCCGCTGCACGTCCCGTGGTCGCGGCACCACGCGGCCCTGCGGGAGCTGTGGACGGCTCCCGAGCCGCTCTACGTGCGCGCGCCGGACGCCGAACGGTCGATCGCCATGGGGTCTGCGCCATGA
- the rimI gene encoding ribosomal protein S18-alanine N-acetyltransferase, whose product MMTAVDVLPLRPADLDAIERIERRAYPTPWSRSMFAGELSKPSGICLGAFQGEDMLGYLIVARYVDAWHVMNVAVDEQWRGRGVARQMLERLFDLTEGDVERGYTLEVRVSNETAIALYRSLGFVETGIRRGYYTDNREDALIMWRDPEAGDGA is encoded by the coding sequence ATGATGACCGCAGTCGACGTGCTGCCGCTTCGGCCGGCGGACCTGGACGCTATCGAGCGGATCGAGCGGCGCGCGTACCCGACGCCGTGGTCCCGCTCGATGTTCGCGGGGGAGCTGTCCAAGCCGAGCGGCATCTGCCTGGGCGCGTTCCAGGGCGAGGACATGCTCGGCTACCTGATCGTTGCGCGCTACGTCGACGCGTGGCACGTGATGAACGTGGCGGTCGACGAGCAGTGGCGCGGGCGCGGCGTCGCCAGGCAGATGCTGGAGCGCCTGTTCGACCTGACCGAGGGCGACGTCGAGCGTGGGTACACCCTGGAGGTGCGCGTCTCGAACGAGACGGCCATCGCGCTGTATCGCAGCCTCGGGTTCGTCGAGACCGGCATCCGGCGTGGCTACTACACGGACAACCGGGAGGACGCCCTGATCATGTGGCGCGATCCCGAGGCAGGCGACGGCGCGTGA
- the tsaD gene encoding tRNA (adenosine(37)-N6)-threonylcarbamoyltransferase complex transferase subunit TsaD → MILAIESSCDETAAALVGRDGALLANVVASQAELHARFGGVVPEVASRRHLELCIPVVERALEDAGAALDDVDAIAVTEGPGLIGALLVGLASAKALAFARRLPLIPVDHLHGHVASLYLGPDPIDPPFLLLLASGGHTLLAKVDHREPGMALIGQTLDDAAGEAFDKGARLLGLGYPGGAALERLARDGDDRAHDFAVAMAGKDGFDFSFSGLKTALRNAVMASGGSDRERANLAASYQRAIVRSLVSRTMSAVSSTGRDTLAVVGGVAANGVLRAALEDSCRDAGVRLALAPIALCSDNAAMIASAARYCEAVPFPDYLARDAYATAGA, encoded by the coding sequence GTGATCCTCGCCATCGAGAGCTCCTGCGACGAGACCGCCGCGGCGCTCGTCGGCCGCGACGGCGCCCTGCTCGCCAACGTGGTGGCGTCGCAGGCCGAGCTGCACGCCCGGTTCGGCGGTGTCGTGCCGGAGGTCGCATCCCGCCGCCATCTGGAGCTGTGCATCCCCGTCGTCGAACGGGCGCTGGAGGACGCCGGTGCGGCGCTCGACGACGTCGACGCGATCGCGGTCACCGAGGGGCCGGGGCTGATCGGCGCCCTGCTGGTCGGCCTGGCGTCCGCCAAGGCGCTGGCGTTCGCGCGCCGGCTGCCGCTGATCCCCGTCGACCACCTGCACGGCCACGTCGCGTCGCTCTACCTGGGGCCCGACCCGATCGATCCGCCGTTCCTGCTGCTGCTGGCCTCCGGCGGTCACACCCTGCTCGCGAAGGTCGACCACCGCGAGCCGGGCATGGCCCTGATCGGCCAGACGCTGGACGACGCGGCCGGCGAGGCCTTCGACAAGGGGGCGCGGCTGCTCGGGCTCGGATACCCCGGCGGTGCGGCGCTGGAGCGGCTGGCCCGTGACGGTGACGACCGGGCGCATGACTTCGCCGTGGCCATGGCCGGCAAGGACGGCTTCGACTTCTCGTTCAGCGGGCTCAAGACCGCGCTGCGCAATGCGGTGATGGCCTCAGGCGGGAGCGACCGGGAGCGCGCGAACCTGGCCGCCTCGTACCAGCGCGCGATCGTGCGGTCGCTGGTCTCGCGGACGATGTCCGCGGTCTCGTCGACCGGCAGGGACACGCTGGCGGTGGTGGGTGGTGTGGCGGCCAACGGCGTGCTGCGCGCCGCCCTCGAGGATTCGTGCAGGGACGCGGGTGTGCGCCTCGCCCTCGCACCGATCGCGCTGTGCTCCGACAACGCGGCGATGATCGCCTCGGCGGCTCGCTACTGCGAGGCCGTGCCGTTCCCGGACTACCTCGCGCGGGACGCGTATGCGACGGCGGGCGCGTGA
- a CDS encoding glutaredoxin family protein has translation MNVEVVLYGAPGCHLCDVAKDVLNRQRELLGFDLRVVDISGDEQLERAYREQIPVVFVAGRKAFIYRVEPLELARRVTSASQSPA, from the coding sequence GTGAACGTCGAGGTCGTCCTCTACGGCGCGCCCGGGTGCCATCTGTGCGACGTCGCAAAGGACGTGCTCAACCGCCAGCGGGAGCTGCTGGGCTTCGACCTGCGGGTTGTCGACATCTCGGGCGACGAGCAGCTCGAGCGCGCGTACCGGGAGCAGATACCCGTCGTGTTCGTGGCCGGGCGCAAGGCGTTCATCTACCGGGTCGAGCCGCTGGAGCTTGCGAGGCGCGTGACGTCGGCGTCACAATCTCCCGCCTGA
- a CDS encoding redox-sensing transcriptional repressor Rex, protein MAARLSRYLQVLTQAKKMGRDSISSQEIGEYTNVNATQIRRDLSGFGKFGKRGVGYNIDSLISEIRGILRTSGQHNIALIGAGDLGRAIASSTVFADHGFHIAAVFDSDPQKVGSQIATLAVQDASTLADVVREKNIIVGVLAVPPAGAQAAADALVDAGVKIIFSYSDALIDTPPDVTVHRSSPAAALLYALYFHLT, encoded by the coding sequence GTGGCAGCACGCCTGTCGCGTTATCTGCAGGTGCTCACGCAGGCGAAGAAGATGGGCCGCGACTCGATCTCGTCGCAGGAGATCGGCGAGTACACCAACGTGAACGCCACGCAGATCCGGCGCGACCTGTCGGGCTTCGGCAAGTTCGGCAAGCGGGGGGTGGGTTACAACATCGACTCCCTGATCTCCGAGATCCGCGGCATCCTGCGGACCTCCGGACAGCACAACATTGCGCTGATCGGGGCGGGCGACCTGGGGCGCGCGATCGCATCGTCGACCGTCTTCGCAGACCACGGGTTCCACATCGCGGCCGTGTTCGACTCGGACCCGCAGAAGGTGGGCAGCCAGATCGCGACGCTGGCCGTGCAGGATGCCTCCACCCTCGCCGACGTCGTGCGGGAGAAGAACATCATCGTGGGCGTGCTCGCCGTTCCGCCGGCCGGCGCCCAGGCCGCCGCCGATGCGCTCGTCGACGCCGGCGTGAAGATCATCTTCAGCTACTCCGACGCGCTGATCGACACGCCGCCGGACGTGACGGTGCACCGCTCGAGCCCGGCCGCTGCGCTGCTCTACGCGCTCTACTTCCACCTGACGTAG
- a CDS encoding glycosyltransferase family 4 protein has translation MNLVLWHGYLLSGTGSNIYTQHVARAWDRLGHGVRVICQEPHPERFDLGRNVRILRPDIGPLLPVFVLDRYEGVEARRVGDMTAAERARYLEASERGLAGTLAAEPADLVLANHAIMGGPVAAAGCAATGTPYAVKLHGSELEYAIRGEARLAALAREPLDGAAAVYAGSRHIVEVTRELLGAGPYLERTAIVPPGVDVDAFHPGGGSRERLDALLRADRPGAHAERHPDPGAADRLAAAGDFVLFVGKLLEQKGVHLLLEAWRELAPRYPELSLVVVGFGSDRDWLERLAGDRVVFTGAMDHAQLQALMPLAEALVVPSVLPEAFGMVAAEAASCGVVPVVANHSGLAEVAAGLGDAARVFDGGSQELAAAIAEVLNLPPAERRAAGGRGRARVLERWSWERIAEQLLEGALGSG, from the coding sequence ATGAATCTGGTGCTCTGGCACGGCTACCTGCTGTCGGGCACCGGTTCGAACATCTACACGCAGCACGTGGCGCGCGCGTGGGACAGGCTCGGCCACGGGGTTCGCGTGATCTGCCAGGAGCCGCACCCCGAGCGGTTCGATCTCGGCCGCAACGTTCGGATCCTTCGCCCGGACATCGGCCCGCTGCTCCCCGTGTTCGTGCTCGACCGCTACGAGGGCGTGGAGGCGCGCCGCGTCGGCGACATGACGGCCGCCGAGCGAGCGCGGTACCTCGAGGCCAGCGAGCGCGGGCTTGCCGGCACGCTCGCCGCCGAGCCCGCCGATCTCGTGCTCGCAAACCACGCCATCATGGGCGGGCCGGTGGCGGCGGCCGGCTGCGCGGCGACCGGCACTCCCTATGCCGTCAAGCTCCACGGCTCCGAGCTCGAATACGCGATTCGAGGCGAGGCCCGGCTCGCGGCGCTGGCGCGCGAGCCGCTGGACGGCGCGGCCGCCGTGTACGCGGGATCGCGGCACATCGTCGAGGTCACCCGCGAGCTGCTGGGCGCCGGCCCGTACCTCGAGCGGACGGCGATCGTCCCGCCCGGCGTGGACGTGGACGCCTTCCACCCTGGCGGCGGCTCGAGGGAACGGCTCGACGCGCTGCTCCGCGCGGACCGCCCCGGCGCGCACGCCGAGCGGCACCCGGATCCCGGCGCTGCCGACCGGCTCGCCGCGGCCGGCGATTTCGTCCTGTTCGTGGGGAAGCTGCTGGAGCAGAAGGGCGTCCACCTGCTGCTCGAGGCGTGGCGGGAGCTGGCGCCGCGGTATCCCGAGCTCTCGCTGGTTGTCGTGGGATTCGGCTCGGATCGCGATTGGCTCGAGCGGCTGGCCGGCGATCGCGTCGTCTTCACCGGTGCCATGGACCACGCGCAGCTGCAGGCGCTGATGCCCCTCGCGGAGGCCCTGGTCGTCCCCAGCGTGCTGCCGGAGGCGTTCGGGATGGTGGCCGCAGAGGCGGCCAGCTGCGGCGTGGTGCCCGTCGTGGCGAACCACTCCGGGCTGGCGGAGGTGGCGGCCGGGCTGGGCGACGCAGCGCGCGTGTTCGACGGCGGCTCCCAGGAGCTGGCCGCGGCGATCGCGGAGGTGCTGAACCTGCCGCCGGCGGAGCGCCGGGCGGCCGGCGGGCGTGGCCGGGCGCGCGTGCTCGAGCGCTGGAGCTGGGAGCGGATCGCCGAGCAGCTGCTCGAGGGCGCGCTGGGCAGCGGCTGA
- a CDS encoding GAF domain-containing protein, translating to MRLSGRATSPAGALFRLSMLAASASLGAMLAALWAVPVHDRLTLALAAPVACVAAAMSVMWRDSLSEHARLLTPLATLLAVALLRNAAGGDRIRYELLLLLPIVWLALQGSRAELGVAVAGLTAGLSLLNLSDPHSPSGWSDEVVFVAVASAVGLTVQHLISQVRRQASDVAAITRVVQDAAVAADTKAARDAVCRAAIEICGAQVALMLEPEAGGTLVVSAARGSTVAAGTAVPLSGAAPSVLEALESGEQRFLPDEGGSLCAAALGVRSALLAPVRHDGAPAGALVLGWQRPLRRLPARMAEVVSLFAVETARSLERGDLIAQVQMHASDLEAVVEIARRLPRSTDGQAARDAVCAAVLEVCDGMLAVLMEPDGQGNLVSTAIAGADVPPMRVSMDDSGSATVEVFRTLEPFFVADLGGHPNVPSGSCMRPARCPRSGSRWSATGRRWACWSSRGSAGCPRSPTGRPRWSACSPPRPPWRSSAPTCSRGSRT from the coding sequence GTGAGGCTCTCAGGCCGCGCCACTTCCCCCGCAGGGGCGCTCTTTCGCCTCTCCATGCTGGCCGCTTCGGCCAGCCTCGGAGCGATGCTGGCCGCCCTGTGGGCGGTTCCCGTGCACGACCGGTTGACGCTCGCGCTCGCGGCTCCGGTCGCCTGCGTCGCGGCTGCGATGTCGGTGATGTGGCGCGACAGCCTGTCCGAGCACGCGCGGCTCCTGACGCCGCTTGCGACGCTGCTCGCCGTGGCGCTGCTCCGCAACGCCGCCGGCGGGGACCGGATCCGGTACGAGCTGCTGCTGCTCCTGCCGATCGTCTGGCTGGCGCTGCAGGGCAGTCGCGCCGAGCTCGGTGTGGCCGTCGCGGGGCTCACCGCGGGGCTCAGCCTTCTCAACCTCTCGGATCCGCACTCCCCGTCGGGCTGGTCGGACGAGGTGGTCTTCGTGGCCGTGGCGTCGGCCGTCGGGCTGACCGTCCAGCACCTGATCTCTCAGGTGCGGCGCCAGGCCAGTGACGTGGCCGCGATCACGCGGGTCGTGCAGGACGCGGCCGTGGCGGCGGACACCAAGGCGGCGCGCGACGCGGTGTGCCGGGCGGCGATCGAGATCTGCGGCGCGCAGGTCGCGCTGATGCTCGAGCCCGAGGCCGGCGGCACGCTGGTCGTGTCGGCGGCCAGGGGCAGCACCGTCGCCGCCGGCACCGCCGTGCCGCTGTCCGGCGCGGCGCCGTCGGTGCTCGAGGCGCTCGAGTCGGGCGAGCAGCGGTTCCTGCCCGACGAGGGCGGCTCCCTGTGCGCGGCGGCGCTCGGCGTGCGTTCTGCGCTGCTCGCACCGGTCAGGCACGACGGGGCGCCCGCTGGCGCGCTGGTGCTCGGGTGGCAGCGGCCGTTGCGCCGGCTGCCCGCCCGCATGGCGGAGGTGGTGTCCCTGTTCGCGGTCGAGACCGCCCGTTCCCTCGAGCGCGGTGACCTGATCGCGCAGGTGCAGATGCACGCCAGCGATCTGGAGGCCGTCGTCGAGATCGCCCGCCGCCTGCCAAGGAGCACGGACGGGCAGGCCGCTCGCGATGCCGTGTGCGCGGCGGTGCTCGAGGTCTGCGACGGGATGCTGGCGGTGCTGATGGAGCCCGACGGCCAGGGCAATCTGGTCTCAACGGCCATCGCCGGTGCCGATGTCCCGCCGATGCGCGTCTCGATGGACGACTCGGGATCCGCGACGGTCGAGGTGTTCCGGACGCTGGAGCCGTTCTTCGTCGCAGACCTGGGCGGCCATCCGAACGTTCCCAGCGGCTCGTGCATGCGACCGGCGCGCTGTCCGCGCTCTGGCAGCCGGTGGTCGGCGACGGGGCGCCGGTGGGCGTGCTGGTCGTCGCGTGGGAGCGCCGGCTGCCCGCGCTCTCCGACCGGGCGGCCGCGGTGGTCGGCCTGTTCGCCGCCGAGGCCGCCGTGGCGCTCGAGCGCGCCGACCTGCTCGCGCGGCTCGAGAACCTGA
- a CDS encoding HAMP domain-containing sensor histidine kinase, whose protein sequence is MLAVQVEALRVSDQLKSDFVSSVSHELRTPLASILGYLDVLLEGALGDMPPEQTEFVRIVDENARRLLSLINDLLTLSGIESGRLLLRPEPADLRTLVERHVFDLAPDASAKGLNLAVQLPAEPLTAEIDRDRIGQVVTNLVANAVKFTERGGDVRVSLRRDGERAELTVADTGIGIPAEDSDRLFQRFFRARNATDAAIPGTGLGLAICKGIVDAHGGDIAVDSETGTGTTLRVFLPMTMATQ, encoded by the coding sequence ATGCTGGCCGTGCAGGTCGAGGCGCTGCGCGTGTCCGACCAGCTGAAGAGCGACTTCGTCTCGAGCGTGTCGCACGAGCTGCGGACGCCGCTCGCCTCGATCCTCGGCTATCTCGACGTGCTGCTCGAGGGCGCGCTCGGGGACATGCCGCCGGAGCAGACGGAGTTCGTCAGGATCGTCGACGAGAACGCCCGCCGCCTGCTCTCGCTGATCAACGACCTGCTCACCCTGTCGGGCATCGAGAGCGGCCGGCTGCTGCTTCGTCCGGAGCCGGCCGACCTGCGCACGCTGGTGGAGCGCCATGTCTTCGACCTGGCGCCTGACGCGTCGGCGAAGGGGCTGAACCTGGCCGTGCAGCTTCCGGCCGAGCCGTTGACGGCCGAGATCGACCGCGACCGGATCGGACAGGTCGTCACCAACCTGGTCGCCAATGCTGTCAAGTTCACGGAGCGGGGCGGCGATGTGCGGGTCTCGCTGCGACGCGACGGCGAGCGCGCCGAGCTCACGGTTGCCGACACGGGCATCGGCATCCCGGCCGAGGACAGCGACCGGCTGTTCCAGCGGTTCTTCCGCGCGCGGAACGCAACCGACGCCGCCATCCCCGGTACCGGCCTGGGGCTTGCGATCTGCAAGGGCATCGTCGATGCCCACGGCGGCGACATCGCCGTCGACAGCGAGACCGGCACGGGCACAACTCTGCGCGTGTTCCTGCCGATGACCATGGCAACCCAGTGA
- a CDS encoding response regulator encodes METVHAKVLVADDEPHLLRLVKFRLEREGYEVLTAVDGEAALQVARDEHPDLCVLDVMMPKRSGFDVLRELRSDDRCAGMKVIMLTARAQDRDVDVGFSLGADDYITKPFSPQELRVRIGAHLSKR; translated from the coding sequence ATGGAGACCGTTCATGCGAAGGTGCTCGTCGCCGACGACGAGCCGCACCTGCTGCGTTTGGTGAAGTTCCGGCTGGAGCGCGAAGGCTACGAGGTGCTGACGGCCGTGGACGGCGAGGCCGCCCTGCAGGTCGCCCGCGACGAGCACCCGGACCTGTGCGTGCTCGACGTGATGATGCCCAAGCGCAGCGGGTTCGACGTGCTGCGGGAGCTGCGCAGCGACGATCGCTGCGCCGGCATGAAGGTGATCATGCTGACGGCTCGCGCCCAGGATCGCGACGTCGACGTCGGATTCTCGCTGGGCGCCGACGACTACATCACGAAGCCGTTCTCGCCGCAGGAGCTGCGGGTGCGCATCGGCGCCCACCTGAGCAAGCGGTGA
- a CDS encoding HEAT repeat domain-containing protein, which produces MIVAVEMLAAAQVAVISILAVALTWRRIAIGRADRRRELLLDRYRDAVVELVGIDDEAPLGLLGLRTSEQRAAVAELLAEYTGTVRGEARARVAAFVTEQGYADAAAGDLHAHRAWRRGTAAKTLGDFGIVGAAGDLGDAVRVDRSPQVRVAAARSLGRIADRAGASELIDACAAGTVPPGIVAQALLDIGEDAVPWLLGALQSPERRVRHVACTVLAQVGVSADADIVDALQTAAATDCDVAVRVAACEALGRVGGHEAALAVAGATADGEPAVRRAACDAAARLAAPETAAAVRRALEDRSPEVQRSAARAAMALGVAEGRSPFLREAQADLAWGWR; this is translated from the coding sequence GTGATCGTCGCCGTCGAGATGCTCGCGGCCGCGCAGGTGGCCGTGATCTCGATACTGGCGGTGGCACTGACGTGGAGGCGGATCGCGATCGGCCGCGCCGACCGCCGCCGCGAGCTGCTGCTGGACCGCTACCGCGACGCCGTCGTCGAGCTCGTCGGCATCGACGATGAAGCGCCGCTCGGGCTGCTGGGCCTGCGGACGTCCGAGCAGCGCGCCGCGGTGGCCGAGCTCCTCGCCGAGTACACGGGCACGGTGCGCGGGGAGGCGCGCGCCCGGGTGGCCGCGTTCGTCACCGAGCAGGGCTATGCCGACGCGGCGGCCGGCGACCTCCACGCTCATCGCGCCTGGCGCCGCGGCACGGCCGCGAAGACGCTCGGCGACTTCGGCATCGTGGGTGCGGCCGGCGACCTGGGGGATGCGGTGCGCGTCGACCGCAGCCCGCAGGTTCGCGTGGCGGCTGCGCGGTCGCTGGGGCGAATCGCCGATCGGGCCGGCGCCTCGGAGTTGATCGACGCATGCGCCGCCGGCACTGTCCCGCCGGGCATCGTCGCCCAGGCGCTGCTCGACATCGGGGAGGATGCCGTGCCCTGGCTGCTCGGCGCGCTGCAGTCGCCTGAGCGGCGCGTGCGGCATGTGGCGTGCACCGTGCTCGCCCAGGTCGGCGTGAGCGCCGACGCGGACATCGTCGACGCGCTGCAGACGGCCGCCGCGACGGATTGCGACGTCGCGGTGCGGGTTGCGGCGTGTGAGGCGCTGGGCCGTGTCGGCGGGCATGAGGCGGCCCTGGCGGTGGCCGGCGCGACCGCCGACGGAGAGCCGGCCGTGCGCCGTGCGGCATGCGACGCCGCCGCGCGCCTGGCCGCGCCGGAGACGGCTGCGGCGGTCAGGCGCGCGCTCGAGGACCGGTCGCCGGAGGTGCAGCGCTCCGCGGCGCGAGCGGCCATGGCGCTGGGCGTTGCGGAAGGGCGGTCGCCCTTCCTGCGCGAGGCCCAGGCAGACCTGGCGTGGGGCTGGCGGTGA
- a CDS encoding glycosyltransferase family 2 protein: MSGPLEQLVYGYNHVVLAYFALMNLMYLALLYHAARAMLDRVQRGRMEAIDDLLRSPLAPGVTVVVPAFNEQECIVESVRSLLALRYPRFQVIVVSDGSTDETVARLEREFALERFPRVYVPGISTAPVRRVLRSRDEPRLLVAEKVNGGKADALNCGINLADEELVCAIDADAILDADALLLSCRPFVEQPDEVIGTGGIVRIANGCRIEQGRVEEVALPRSGLAAIQVVEYLRAFLTARAGWSRVNALLIVSGAFGVFRRDVVREVGGYRVDTVGEDGELVVRLHRAMRDAGRRYRITFVPDPVCWTEAPESLAVLRRQRNRWQRGLAEILWFHRDMVGRGRYGAVGLLALPAAIAFELLGPVVELTGIAAVAAGWYLHLLSVRFMVAFMLVSLVFGLFLSVTALALEEASLQRYPRLRQLAGLVVYSVLEQLGYRQLTAMWRLRALLQALRSKHRGHWGAMDRRGLVRGR; encoded by the coding sequence GTGAGCGGCCCGCTCGAGCAGCTGGTCTACGGCTACAACCACGTCGTCCTGGCGTACTTCGCGCTGATGAACCTGATGTACCTCGCGCTGCTGTACCACGCCGCCCGGGCGATGCTCGACCGCGTGCAGCGAGGCAGGATGGAGGCGATCGACGACCTGCTCCGCTCGCCGCTTGCGCCGGGCGTGACGGTCGTGGTGCCGGCCTTCAACGAGCAGGAGTGCATCGTCGAGAGCGTCCGGTCGCTGCTCGCGCTGCGCTACCCGCGGTTCCAGGTGATCGTCGTCAGCGACGGCTCGACGGACGAGACGGTCGCACGGCTCGAGCGCGAGTTCGCACTCGAGAGGTTCCCCCGCGTGTACGTCCCCGGGATCTCGACTGCTCCGGTGCGCCGGGTGCTGCGGTCGCGGGACGAGCCGCGCCTGCTCGTCGCCGAGAAGGTGAACGGCGGCAAGGCGGACGCCCTCAACTGCGGCATCAACCTTGCGGACGAGGAGCTGGTCTGCGCCATCGACGCCGACGCGATCCTCGATGCGGATGCGCTGCTGCTCTCGTGCCGTCCGTTCGTCGAGCAGCCCGACGAGGTGATCGGGACGGGCGGGATCGTCCGTATCGCGAACGGCTGCCGGATCGAGCAGGGCCGGGTCGAGGAGGTGGCGCTGCCGCGCAGCGGGCTGGCTGCGATACAGGTGGTGGAGTACCTGCGGGCCTTCCTGACCGCGAGGGCGGGGTGGAGCAGGGTCAATGCGCTGCTGATCGTCAGCGGCGCGTTCGGCGTGTTTCGCCGGGACGTCGTGCGCGAGGTGGGCGGCTACCGCGTCGACACGGTCGGCGAGGACGGGGAGCTGGTCGTCCGGCTGCACCGAGCGATGCGCGACGCGGGGCGGAGGTACCGGATCACGTTCGTGCCGGACCCGGTGTGCTGGACGGAGGCGCCCGAGTCGCTCGCCGTGCTGCGGCGCCAGCGCAACCGCTGGCAGCGCGGGCTGGCCGAGATCCTCTGGTTTCACCGCGATATGGTCGGGCGCGGCCGCTACGGCGCGGTGGGCCTGCTGGCGCTGCCGGCGGCGATCGCCTTCGAGCTGCTCGGCCCGGTGGTCGAGCTGACCGGCATCGCGGCCGTCGCCGCCGGGTGGTACTTGCACCTGCTCAGCGTGCGGTTCATGGTGGCGTTCATGCTGGTATCGCTGGTGTTCGGGCTGTTTCTGTCCGTGACCGCGCTCGCGCTCGAGGAGGCGTCGCTGCAGCGGTACCCCAGGCTGCGGCAGCTCGCGGGACTCGTTGTCTACAGCGTGCTGGAACAGCTCGGCTACCGGCAGCTGACCGCGATGTGGCGGCTGCGGGCGCTGCTGCAGGCGCTGCGGTCGAAGCACCGGGGGCACTGGGGTGCGATGGACAGGCGCGGGCTCGTCCGCGGGCGCTGA